The Candidatus Omnitrophota bacterium genome has a window encoding:
- the recO gene encoding DNA repair protein RecO, which translates to MPIQKSEAIVIRRQDLRETSLIVTLFTKDFGKIKGIVRGVRGPHAQYGGGSLEVFAHDEIVFYERKKADVFTISQCDLLEFFYPVRQSLERLAYANYIIELLDSVTGLGEKSQEIFGLLLNSLTLLSSQASAKRVARIFEIKLLGLIGLMPTLNACAYCGSKPEPGAKFSVAHGGLICKTCIDKDKNALPIMAGTVKFIEHIRELPFEKVERIKVANVVGKELESILRKFLDYHIERRLKSVEFLKEIEKA; encoded by the coding sequence ATGCCTATCCAGAAATCTGAAGCCATAGTAATAAGGCGGCAGGACCTAAGAGAAACCAGCCTGATAGTCACTTTATTTACAAAAGATTTCGGCAAGATAAAAGGGATAGTGCGTGGTGTGCGCGGTCCGCACGCGCAGTATGGCGGGGGAAGCCTTGAGGTATTCGCGCATGATGAGATAGTGTTCTATGAGAGAAAAAAGGCGGATGTCTTTACGATATCCCAGTGCGACCTGCTTGAATTTTTCTATCCGGTAAGGCAATCTTTGGAGCGTCTCGCGTACGCTAATTACATAATAGAGCTTCTTGATTCCGTAACGGGCCTGGGAGAAAAAAGCCAAGAAATCTTCGGGCTTCTCCTGAATAGTTTAACGCTTTTGTCGAGCCAGGCAAGCGCCAAAAGAGTCGCAAGAATATTCGAGATCAAATTGCTGGGTCTTATAGGCCTTATGCCCACGCTTAATGCTTGCGCGTATTGCGGCAGCAAGCCCGAACCGGGAGCTAAATTCAGCGTCGCGCATGGAGGGCTTATATGTAAAACCTGCATAGATAAAGACAAAAACGCGCTGCCGATAATGGCGGGAACCGTTAAGTTCATCGAGCATATACGCGAACTTCCGTTTGAGAAAGTTGAGCGTATCAAGGTCGCAAACGTTGTCGGCAAAGAGCTCGAGTCTATCCTGCGAAAATTCTTAGATTACCACATCGAACGCCGCCTCAAATCCGTAGAATTCTTGAAGGAGATCGAAAAGGCGTAG
- the ybeY gene encoding rRNA maturation RNase YbeY, whose translation MSKNRTGHRVSGVVVKNANKKFSLNEPLIKRIGVEILEILGKPRDTKLDIVFLSDKAIKPVNKKYKHSDRATDVLSFDLGECGQILISSDTALKNSKVFGTLFEEEIILYVIHGILHLFGYDDETAREKKKMSAKENRILKILCAKSSFSKVLTPR comes from the coding sequence ATGAGTAAGAACAGGACCGGGCACAGGGTGTCTGGGGTTGTTGTAAAAAATGCGAATAAAAAGTTCAGCCTTAACGAGCCGCTTATAAAAAGAATCGGTGTAGAAATTCTGGAGATTTTAGGTAAACCGCGCGATACAAAGCTGGATATAGTTTTTTTAAGCGATAAAGCTATAAAACCGGTTAATAAGAAGTATAAGCATAGCGACAGGGCTACGGATGTGTTAAGTTTTGATCTTGGAGAGTGCGGACAGATATTAATATCGTCCGATACCGCGCTTAAGAATTCAAAAGTCTTCGGCACATTATTCGAAGAAGAGATAATTTTGTACGTAATACACGGCATTCTGCATCTTTTCGGCTACGATGATGAGACTGCGCGCGAAAAGAAGAAGATGTCGGCAAAAGAGAACAGGATATTAAAAATACTATGCGCCAAGTCAAGCTTTTCGAAAGTTTTAACGCCGCGATAG
- the cbpA gene encoding modified peptide precursor CbpA, which produces MEKKASKIKKSIIASRKKCKANGTGLSHYVLLNKGSKS; this is translated from the coding sequence ATGGAGAAAAAGGCGAGCAAAATAAAGAAAAGCATTATAGCCAGCCGTAAGAAATGTAAAGCTAACGGCACAGGTTTGTCGCATTATGTGTTATTGAATAAAGGGAGCAAGTCTTAA
- the aspS gene encoding aspartate--tRNA ligase produces the protein MLRTHTCCELNEKTIGKTARLCGWVGSRRDHGSLIFIDLRDGYGITQIVFDPKTHPAVHKEAENLRSEFVIMVEGIVESRPEGTNNDKIPTGKIEIRAQSLEILNKSLTTPFEITDAINISEEARLKYRYLDIRRPSMQKNLRLRHKVCKLARDYFDERNFVEIETPILTKSTPEGARDYLVPSRLNPGMFYALPQSPQLFKQLLMVSSLDRYFQIAKCFRDEDLRADRQPEFTQFDIEMSFVTEEDIFELSEGLMKKIFKGAIGVDLKTPFTRMSYSEAMARFGCDKPDTRFGLELVEITNIVKNCQFKIFHEVIKKGGKVIAINAKGCGSYSRGQVDELIELVKKYGAKGLANFKAEKGALASQIDKFFTKEELSSIKEVLCAEDGDMIFIVADSEKTVFDSMANLRKFLGKKLGLIDEKRFEFLWVVDFPLFKYNDEEKRWESEHHPFTSCHSEDIPLLEKGKDLHFARSRSYDLVLNGMELGSGSIRIHDRKMQELIFKTIGISDEDAKSRFGFLLDAFKYGAPPHGGVAFGLDRLMAIFTGSDSIRDVIAFPKTQKAFCPVTSAPSVVDEKQLNELGIKIKR, from the coding sequence ATAGATCTAAGGGATGGCTACGGTATAACCCAGATAGTATTCGACCCTAAAACACATCCCGCGGTCCATAAAGAAGCGGAAAATCTACGCTCTGAATTCGTGATAATGGTCGAAGGGATTGTTGAGTCAAGGCCCGAAGGCACAAATAACGACAAGATACCTACCGGCAAGATAGAGATCCGGGCACAATCGCTGGAGATACTCAATAAATCATTGACCACGCCGTTTGAGATCACGGACGCGATAAATATATCCGAAGAAGCGAGATTAAAATACAGATACCTTGACATAAGACGGCCTTCTATGCAGAAGAATTTAAGATTAAGACACAAGGTCTGTAAACTTGCCCGTGACTATTTTGACGAAAGGAATTTTGTAGAAATAGAGACACCTATACTTACCAAATCAACACCAGAAGGCGCGCGCGACTATCTTGTCCCGTCAAGGCTTAATCCCGGCATGTTCTACGCTCTTCCTCAATCGCCGCAGCTATTTAAACAGCTGCTTATGGTATCGTCGCTGGATAGGTATTTTCAGATAGCGAAATGTTTCCGCGATGAAGATTTGAGGGCGGATAGGCAGCCCGAGTTTACGCAGTTCGATATTGAAATGTCATTCGTTACCGAAGAGGACATATTCGAGCTATCCGAAGGATTGATGAAAAAGATATTCAAAGGCGCGATAGGGGTTGATCTAAAGACTCCATTCACGCGAATGAGCTATTCCGAAGCGATGGCGAGGTTTGGCTGTGATAAGCCCGATACAAGATTCGGACTGGAACTCGTGGAGATAACCAATATCGTGAAGAATTGTCAGTTCAAAATATTCCACGAAGTTATAAAGAAGGGCGGCAAGGTAATAGCCATAAATGCCAAGGGATGCGGCTCTTATTCCAGGGGCCAGGTCGATGAATTGATAGAGCTTGTGAAAAAATACGGCGCTAAAGGGCTGGCTAATTTCAAAGCCGAAAAAGGCGCCCTGGCATCGCAGATCGATAAATTTTTCACAAAAGAGGAGTTATCTTCAATAAAAGAGGTGCTCTGCGCGGAAGACGGAGACATGATATTCATAGTCGCCGATTCCGAAAAAACGGTGTTCGACTCAATGGCAAATTTGAGAAAATTCCTGGGAAAAAAGCTGGGACTTATCGATGAAAAGCGGTTTGAATTCCTGTGGGTAGTGGACTTCCCGCTATTTAAATACAATGATGAAGAGAAGAGATGGGAGTCGGAGCATCATCCGTTTACTTCATGCCACTCTGAAGATATACCTCTTCTGGAAAAAGGTAAAGACCTGCACTTCGCGCGGTCAAGATCATATGATTTGGTTTTGAATGGTATGGAACTCGGTTCAGGGAGCATAAGGATACACGACAGAAAGATGCAGGAACTGATATTTAAGACCATAGGCATAAGCGATGAAGACGCGAAATCAAGGTTCGGCTTCCTGCTGGACGCGTTCAAATACGGCGCGCCTCCGCATGGCGGCGTGGCGTTCGGACTCGACCGGCTGATGGCGATATTTACCGGAAGCGACTCGATAAGGGATGTCATTGCCTTCCCGAAGACACAGAAGGCATTTTGTCCTGTGACAAGCGCTCCTTCTGTAGTAGATGAAAAACAGCTGAATGAGCTGGGTATCAAGATAAAGCGATAA
- a CDS encoding diacylglycerol kinase, producing the protein MRQVKLFESFNAAIEGFFYVIKTQRNMRIHFLLAILILLLGIFFNFTPNELMILALTITLVLSAEMINTAVELVVDIIVQMEYHPIARIIKDVSAGAVLLTAINAAIVGYLLFAGRLPFSVEDGIMRIGRSPWHLTFISIIVVLAVTIFGKIVLHSGTPMRGGMPSGHTAIAFSMWTIIAFLTHNAIVIILAFVMAFLIARHRIKSSIHTIREVVAGGILGVLVTTLVFQLLR; encoded by the coding sequence ATGCGCCAAGTCAAGCTTTTCGAAAGTTTTAACGCCGCGATAGAAGGTTTTTTCTACGTTATCAAGACCCAGAGGAATATGCGCATCCATTTCCTTTTGGCTATATTGATTTTGCTCTTGGGAATATTCTTTAATTTTACGCCCAATGAATTGATGATACTCGCTCTTACGATCACACTGGTCCTATCGGCGGAGATGATCAATACGGCGGTGGAACTGGTTGTAGATATTATAGTGCAGATGGAATACCACCCCATCGCGAGGATCATAAAAGACGTTTCGGCGGGCGCGGTATTGTTGACCGCTATAAACGCTGCGATAGTTGGCTACCTGTTATTCGCGGGCAGGCTTCCGTTTAGCGTGGAAGATGGAATAATGAGGATAGGCAGGAGTCCCTGGCATCTTACATTTATTTCGATTATAGTTGTGCTGGCCGTTACTATATTCGGCAAGATAGTATTGCATAGCGGGACGCCGATGCGCGGAGGCATGCCGTCGGGTCACACGGCCATAGCATTTTCAATGTGGACTATCATAGCGTTTCTTACCCACAACGCGATAGTCATAATACTGGCTTTTGTGATGGCGTTCCTGATAGCGCGCCACAGGATAAAATCTTCTATCCACACAATACGGGAAGTTGTCGCGGGCGGTATATTGGGTGTATTGGTAACGACGCTCGTATTTCAGCTGCTGCGTTAA